A single region of the Streptomyces caelestis genome encodes:
- a CDS encoding TIM barrel protein, producing MATAPAPLRTTVGNLCLGSAPDSWGVWFPEDEHQVPYTRFLDELVEAGYEWLELGPYGYLPTDPRLLRAELDARGLKVSGGTAFGALHRPEAWDEMLAHVRQVAALTAAAGAHHLVFIPPMYRDEKTGVFTESPELTAEQWAGFGRAADRLGRLLLEEYDVRLVVHPHADSHIQTQGEIERLLNESDSRYTNLCLDTGHVAYGGGDNLDLIRRFGERVGYVHIKQMDPEILAQVAAEDLSFGEAVRRGVCVSPPAGVPKPADVVDELARLDAELFVIVEQDLYPCAPEVPLPIAVSTREHLAGCGLSGTRRPNIDR from the coding sequence ATGGCAACGGCGCCAGCCCCGCTGCGTACGACCGTCGGCAACCTGTGCCTCGGCTCCGCCCCCGACTCCTGGGGTGTCTGGTTCCCCGAGGACGAGCACCAGGTGCCGTACACCCGTTTCCTCGACGAGCTCGTCGAGGCCGGATACGAGTGGCTGGAGCTCGGCCCGTACGGCTATCTCCCCACCGATCCCCGGCTGCTGAGGGCCGAGCTGGACGCCCGGGGGCTGAAGGTCTCCGGAGGTACCGCGTTCGGCGCGCTGCACCGGCCCGAAGCGTGGGACGAGATGCTCGCCCATGTCCGGCAGGTCGCCGCGCTGACCGCTGCCGCGGGGGCGCACCATCTCGTCTTCATCCCGCCGATGTACCGGGACGAGAAGACGGGCGTCTTCACCGAGTCGCCCGAGCTGACCGCCGAGCAGTGGGCCGGGTTCGGCCGGGCCGCCGACCGGCTGGGCCGGCTGCTGCTGGAGGAGTACGACGTACGGCTGGTCGTCCATCCGCACGCCGACAGCCACATCCAGACGCAAGGAGAGATCGAGCGGCTGCTGAACGAGTCCGACAGCCGTTACACGAACCTCTGCCTGGACACGGGGCACGTCGCGTACGGCGGCGGGGACAACCTCGATCTGATCCGCCGCTTCGGGGAGCGGGTCGGCTATGTGCACATCAAGCAGATGGACCCGGAGATCCTGGCGCAGGTCGCGGCCGAGGACCTGTCCTTCGGCGAGGCCGTGCGGCGCGGGGTGTGCGTGTCACCGCCAGCCGGGGTGCCGAAGCCGGCCGATGTGGTGGACGAACTCGCACGACTCGACGCGGAGTTGTTCGTGATCGTCGAGCAGGACCTGTACCCGTGCGCGCCCGAGGTGCCGCTGCCGATCGCGGTCAGCACCCGCGAACACCTGGCCGGCTGCGGTCTCTCGGGTACCCGGCGCCCGAACATCGACAGGTAA
- a CDS encoding sugar porter family MFS transporter, producing MDVRDDTTPASTPAPATAVADDAPEAVRRRLRLITTIATFGGLLFGYDTGVINGALPYMTDDLGLTPVTEGMVTSSLLLGAALGAVTGGRLSDARGRRRTILLLAVLFFVGALGCTLAPTTEVMIVARFVLGLAVGGASVTVPVYLAEISPAERRGALVTRNELMIVSGQLLAFTSNAIIARVGGESGGVWRWMLVVATLPAVVLWFGMLVMPESPRWLVSRSRFGEALEVLRQVRSQARAEAELKEVSALAVKDEQAKLGGWQDMKSTPWLRKLMFVGFGIAIVQQITGVNTIMYYGTQILTDAGFAADSALTANIANGVISVLATFVGIWLLGRVPRRPMLMTGQAGTTAALLLIGVFSLVLPSGDARAFAVLAMTVTFLAFQQGAISPVTWLMLSEIFPMRMRGFGMGIAAVVLWLTNFVIGLVFPSLVSGIGISHTFFLFVVAGVLSLVFVKLYVPETKGRTLETLEAELRTRFS from the coding sequence ATGGACGTCAGGGACGACACGACACCGGCCTCCACCCCAGCCCCGGCCACCGCCGTCGCGGACGACGCCCCTGAGGCGGTCAGGCGGCGACTGCGGCTGATCACGACCATCGCCACGTTCGGTGGTCTGCTCTTCGGCTACGACACCGGCGTCATCAACGGCGCCCTGCCCTACATGACCGATGACCTCGGCCTGACCCCGGTCACCGAGGGCATGGTCACCAGCTCGCTGCTGCTGGGTGCCGCGCTGGGCGCGGTGACCGGCGGCCGGTTGTCGGACGCGCGCGGAAGGCGGCGCACCATCCTGCTGCTGGCCGTGCTGTTCTTCGTCGGCGCGCTCGGCTGCACGCTCGCCCCCACGACCGAGGTGATGATCGTGGCGCGGTTCGTGCTCGGTCTCGCGGTCGGCGGCGCGTCGGTGACCGTGCCGGTGTATCTCGCGGAGATCTCCCCCGCCGAGCGGCGCGGCGCTCTCGTCACCCGCAACGAGCTGATGATCGTCAGCGGTCAGCTGCTGGCCTTCACGTCCAACGCGATCATCGCCCGGGTCGGCGGCGAGTCCGGTGGCGTGTGGCGCTGGATGCTGGTCGTCGCCACGCTGCCGGCCGTGGTGCTCTGGTTCGGCATGCTGGTGATGCCGGAGAGCCCGCGCTGGCTGGTCTCCCGGAGCCGCTTCGGGGAGGCCCTCGAAGTCCTCAGGCAGGTGCGGTCGCAGGCCCGGGCCGAGGCGGAGCTGAAGGAGGTGTCCGCGCTCGCCGTCAAGGACGAGCAGGCCAAGCTCGGCGGCTGGCAGGACATGAAGAGCACGCCGTGGCTGCGGAAGCTGATGTTCGTCGGGTTCGGCATCGCGATCGTGCAGCAGATCACCGGCGTCAACACGATCATGTACTACGGCACGCAGATCCTCACCGACGCCGGTTTCGCCGCCGACAGCGCGCTGACGGCGAACATCGCCAACGGGGTGATCTCGGTGCTGGCCACCTTCGTCGGCATCTGGCTGCTGGGGCGGGTACCGCGCCGCCCGATGCTGATGACCGGTCAGGCCGGTACGACCGCCGCCCTGTTGCTGATCGGCGTCTTCTCCCTGGTCCTGCCCTCGGGTGACGCGCGAGCGTTCGCGGTGCTCGCCATGACGGTCACGTTCCTCGCCTTCCAGCAGGGCGCGATCTCGCCGGTGACCTGGCTGATGCTGTCGGAGATCTTCCCGATGCGGATGCGCGGCTTCGGCATGGGCATCGCGGCCGTGGTGCTGTGGCTGACCAATTTCGTGATCGGGCTGGTCTTCCCGTCCCTGGTGTCCGGGATCGGGATCTCCCACACCTTCTTCCTCTTCGTGGTGGCGGGCGTGCTGTCCCTCGTCTTCGTGAAGCTCTACGTCCCCGAGACCAAGGGCCGCACCCTCGAAACCCTCGAAGCCGAACTCCGCACCCGCTTTTCCTGA
- a CDS encoding Gfo/Idh/MocA family oxidoreductase gives MTVRVGVIGAGMIGQDHIRRLTEVVTGAAVTAVTDIDADRAAEVAARAGATALPTGAHLIASPDVDAVLVTSWGPTHAEHVRGAIAAGKPVFCEKPLATTVEDCLRIVEAERAHGRRLVQVGFMRRFDAGYRQMKEVLSTGSLGAPLLVHCAHRNPTVPESYHSAMAAQDTAVHEIDVLRWLLDDEIVSAQVVTPRATRKRFAHLKDPQIMIFETAEGVRIDLEVFVNCQYGYDIQCEVVGEDGLVRLPDPAAVGIRAAARHGTGVLQDWKDRFAQAFDTEFREWVASVAAGIELTGPSAWDGYAATVITDAAVRSLDTGGERVTVDMKPRPAFYGGTA, from the coding sequence ATGACCGTACGTGTAGGCGTCATCGGCGCCGGAATGATCGGCCAGGACCACATCCGGCGGCTCACCGAGGTCGTCACCGGGGCCGCCGTCACGGCCGTGACCGACATCGACGCCGACCGCGCCGCCGAGGTGGCCGCCCGGGCCGGCGCCACCGCGCTCCCCACCGGCGCGCACCTGATCGCCTCCCCCGACGTGGACGCCGTCCTCGTCACCTCGTGGGGCCCCACCCACGCCGAGCACGTCCGGGGCGCGATCGCGGCCGGCAAGCCGGTGTTCTGCGAGAAACCCCTGGCCACGACCGTCGAGGACTGTCTGCGGATCGTCGAGGCCGAGCGGGCGCACGGCCGTCGCCTGGTACAGGTCGGCTTCATGCGCCGCTTCGACGCCGGCTACCGCCAGATGAAGGAGGTCCTGTCGACCGGCTCGCTCGGGGCCCCGCTCCTCGTGCACTGCGCCCACCGCAATCCGACCGTGCCGGAGTCGTACCACTCCGCCATGGCCGCCCAGGACACGGCCGTGCACGAGATCGACGTGCTGCGCTGGCTGCTCGACGACGAGATCGTCTCCGCCCAGGTGGTCACCCCGCGCGCGACGCGCAAGCGGTTCGCGCACCTCAAGGACCCGCAGATCATGATCTTCGAGACTGCCGAGGGCGTCCGCATCGACCTGGAGGTCTTCGTCAACTGCCAGTACGGCTACGACATCCAGTGCGAGGTCGTCGGCGAGGACGGTCTGGTCCGGCTGCCCGACCCGGCGGCCGTCGGGATCCGCGCCGCCGCCCGGCACGGCACGGGTGTCCTCCAGGACTGGAAGGACCGGTTCGCGCAGGCCTTCGACACCGAGTTCCGCGAGTGGGTGGCCTCGGTGGCCGCCGGCATCGAGCTCACCGGCCCGTCCGCCTGGGACGGTTACGCCGCCACGGTCATCACCGACGCCGCCGTCCGGTCTCTGGACACCGGCGGCGAGAGAGTCACCGTCGACATGAAGCCCCGCCCCGCGTTCTACGGAGGCACCGCGTGA
- a CDS encoding sugar phosphate isomerase/epimerase family protein, which produces MKIALDPYMFRALPIDEMVRTVAELGYEYIELSPRADFMPFFLHPRADDARVAELKQSLRRHGVRLSSVLPLYKWSSPDETERQAAVRYWKRMIEITVELDCPLMNSEFNGRPERAAESEAAFWRSLEELLPVFEREGIALNLEAHPDDFCEENTPAVDLVRAINKPWVNYLYCAPHSFHLSGASEVGADIAAMMRYAGDKLQHVHLADSFNHKGSSGLRYILNPPGTPARIHQHLDIGQGEVDWDAFFGTLRELGFDGVATSCVFAWEERARESSAFMLDRIRKELAA; this is translated from the coding sequence GTGAAGATCGCCCTCGACCCCTACATGTTCCGCGCCCTGCCGATCGACGAGATGGTGCGCACGGTCGCCGAACTCGGCTACGAGTACATCGAGTTGTCGCCGCGCGCGGACTTCATGCCGTTCTTCCTGCACCCGCGGGCGGACGACGCGCGGGTGGCGGAGCTGAAGCAGTCGCTGCGCCGGCACGGTGTGCGGCTGTCCTCCGTCCTGCCGCTGTACAAGTGGTCCTCGCCGGACGAGACGGAGCGGCAGGCCGCCGTCCGCTACTGGAAGCGGATGATCGAGATCACCGTCGAGCTCGATTGCCCGCTGATGAACTCGGAGTTCAACGGCCGTCCCGAGCGCGCGGCCGAGAGCGAGGCCGCGTTCTGGCGCTCGCTGGAGGAACTGCTGCCGGTGTTCGAGCGCGAAGGCATCGCTCTGAACCTGGAGGCCCACCCGGACGACTTCTGCGAGGAGAACACCCCCGCCGTCGATCTCGTCCGCGCGATCAACAAGCCGTGGGTGAACTACCTGTACTGCGCCCCGCACTCCTTCCACCTCTCCGGGGCTTCCGAAGTCGGCGCCGACATCGCGGCGATGATGCGCTACGCCGGTGACAAGCTGCAGCACGTGCACCTCGCGGACTCCTTCAACCACAAGGGTTCGTCCGGTCTGCGCTACATCCTCAACCCGCCGGGCACCCCGGCCCGGATCCACCAGCACCTCGACATCGGCCAGGGCGAGGTCGACTGGGACGCCTTCTTCGGCACGCTGCGCGAGCTGGGCTTCGACGGTGTCGCCACGTCCTGTGTGTTCGCCTGGGAGGAGCGGGCCCGGGAGTCGTCGGCGTTCATGCTGGACCGCATCCGCAAGGAGCTCGCCGCGTAG
- the helR gene encoding RNA polymerase recycling motor ATPase HelR, whose product MTPLTTSAFDLPGRLSHKADPALIAGDERHFAAIAACLEQSIAELSDRLDAERRAPGGKGRQAMDRDAEIHRLTARLRALRRFGLDLCLGHMVGADDSEPVYVGRLGLTDSEGRRLLVDWRSPAAEPFFGATHANPMGLASRRRYRWSGGRISDYWDEVFTADGVVGHAALDDQSAFIASLGSNRSPRMRDVLGTIQADQDAIIRAGSRGALVVDGGPGTGKTVVALHRSAYLLYSDPRLGHRRGGVLFVGPHRPYLSYVADVLPSLGEEGVQTCILRDLVPEGAEAAVESDPDVARLKSSADMVKAIEKAVTFYEEPPTEGMTVTTHWSDIRLSAEDWLVAFAAAEPGTPHNDARGQVWDELLTILEEKHEGDAPAALLRRSLSRNRDLLTAFNRAWPLLEASDLVGDLWSVPAYLRMCAPWLSRDDVRKLQREDPQAWTVSDLPLLDAARQRLGDPEASRRTRRHAAAVAAERARMDKVIDNLLEAHTHDDGEGVLVMLHGQDMRNSLVDESALPTADPDRLAGPFAHVVVDEAQELTDAEWQMLLLRCPSRSFTIVGDRAQARHGFTESWRERLERVGFGRIDLASLSINYRTPEEIMAEAEPVIRAVLPDANVPTSIRSGGVPVVHGSTAELHSVLDTWLAAHPDGIACVIGDPGFRPASPRVRSLTPELSKGLEFDLVVLVDPQDFGTGVEGAVDHYVAMTRATQQLVVLTGS is encoded by the coding sequence GTGACCCCCCTGACCACCAGTGCGTTCGATCTTCCCGGCCGCCTCTCGCACAAAGCCGACCCGGCGCTGATCGCCGGAGACGAGCGGCACTTCGCTGCCATCGCCGCGTGTCTCGAACAGTCGATCGCCGAACTGTCCGACCGCCTCGATGCCGAGCGCAGGGCGCCCGGCGGGAAGGGACGGCAGGCGATGGACCGGGACGCCGAGATCCACCGGCTGACCGCCCGCCTGCGGGCACTGCGCCGCTTCGGCCTGGACCTGTGCCTCGGGCACATGGTCGGCGCGGACGACTCCGAGCCCGTGTACGTGGGACGACTCGGACTCACCGACAGCGAGGGGCGCCGGCTGCTGGTCGACTGGCGTTCCCCCGCGGCCGAGCCGTTCTTCGGCGCCACCCACGCCAACCCGATGGGGCTCGCGAGCCGCCGCCGGTACCGCTGGTCCGGCGGCCGGATCAGCGACTACTGGGACGAGGTGTTCACCGCGGACGGAGTCGTCGGGCACGCCGCGCTCGACGACCAGTCCGCCTTCATCGCCAGCCTGGGCAGCAACCGCTCACCCCGGATGCGGGACGTGCTCGGCACCATCCAGGCCGACCAGGACGCCATCATCCGTGCGGGTTCCCGAGGCGCCCTCGTCGTCGACGGCGGCCCGGGCACGGGCAAGACGGTCGTCGCCCTGCACCGCTCCGCCTACCTCCTGTACTCCGACCCCCGGCTCGGCCACCGCCGGGGCGGCGTCCTGTTCGTCGGCCCGCACCGGCCCTACCTCTCCTACGTCGCCGACGTCCTGCCCAGCCTCGGCGAAGAGGGCGTGCAGACCTGCATCCTGCGGGACCTCGTCCCCGAGGGAGCCGAAGCGGCGGTCGAGAGCGACCCGGACGTCGCGCGCCTGAAGTCGTCCGCGGACATGGTGAAGGCGATCGAGAAGGCCGTCACGTTCTACGAGGAGCCGCCCACCGAGGGGATGACGGTCACGACCCACTGGTCCGACATCCGGCTCAGTGCCGAGGACTGGCTCGTGGCGTTCGCGGCGGCGGAACCCGGCACCCCGCACAACGACGCGCGCGGCCAGGTCTGGGACGAACTGCTCACGATCCTGGAGGAAAAGCACGAGGGCGACGCACCGGCCGCCCTGCTGCGCAGGTCACTGTCGCGGAACAGGGACCTGCTCACGGCCTTCAACCGCGCCTGGCCGCTGCTGGAGGCGAGCGATCTCGTCGGAGACCTGTGGTCGGTACCGGCCTATCTGCGGATGTGCGCTCCCTGGCTCAGCCGCGACGACGTGCGAAAACTGCAGCGCGAGGATCCCCAGGCCTGGACGGTGTCCGACCTGCCGCTGCTGGACGCGGCACGGCAGCGGCTCGGCGACCCGGAGGCGTCACGACGCACACGCCGGCACGCCGCCGCCGTCGCCGCCGAACGCGCACGCATGGACAAGGTCATCGACAACCTGCTGGAGGCCCACACCCACGACGACGGCGAAGGGGTGCTGGTCATGCTGCACGGGCAGGACATGCGCAACTCCCTGGTCGACGAATCCGCCCTGCCCACCGCCGACCCGGACCGGCTCGCCGGCCCGTTCGCGCACGTCGTCGTGGACGAGGCCCAGGAGCTGACCGACGCGGAGTGGCAGATGCTGCTGCTGCGCTGCCCGTCCCGCAGTTTCACCATCGTCGGGGACCGCGCCCAGGCCCGGCACGGGTTCACGGAGTCGTGGCGGGAACGGCTCGAGCGGGTCGGGTTCGGCCGGATCGACCTGGCCTCACTGAGCATCAACTACCGGACCCCGGAGGAGATCATGGCGGAGGCCGAGCCGGTCATCAGGGCCGTGCTCCCGGACGCCAACGTGCCGACCTCCATCCGCAGCGGCGGCGTCCCCGTCGTGCACGGCTCCACCGCGGAACTGCACTCGGTCCTCGACACCTGGCTCGCCGCCCATCCGGACGGGATCGCCTGTGTGATCGGCGATCCAGGGTTCCGGCCGGCTTCGCCCCGGGTCCGTTCGCTGACCCCGGAGCTGTCGAAGGGGCTGGAGTTCGACCTGGTCGTCCTCGTCGACCCGCAGGACTTCGGCACGGGCGTCGAGGGAGCGGTCGACCACTACGTCGCGATGACCCGGGCGACCCAGCAGCTCGTCGTCCTCACGGGTTCCTGA
- a CDS encoding Gfo/Idh/MocA family protein encodes MRIGLLGTGPWARMAHAPALSGHDELEFAGVWGRRPEAAKELAERHGVRAYDDVDALFADVDAVAVALPPDVQAGLAARAARAGCHLLLDKPLAATVEQGRAVVEAADAADVASVVFFTARFQPEPEAWITEQAGVPGWFTGRAQWLGAVFSSESPFATPWRREKGALWDVGPHALSVLLPVLGDVRRVTAAAYGPRDTAHVVLDHTGGASSTLTLSLTAPPAAAGAAVELRGEAGVAVLPDSPDGAVPALKRAADALLTAARTGRPHACDAAFGLRVTEILTAADDLLNGGGR; translated from the coding sequence ATGCGCATAGGACTGCTCGGCACCGGCCCGTGGGCGCGGATGGCCCACGCACCTGCCCTCAGCGGGCACGACGAGCTGGAGTTCGCCGGGGTGTGGGGCCGTCGCCCCGAGGCCGCCAAGGAACTGGCCGAGCGGCACGGTGTCCGGGCGTACGACGACGTGGACGCGCTGTTCGCCGACGTGGACGCGGTCGCCGTGGCGCTGCCTCCGGATGTGCAGGCCGGGCTCGCCGCACGGGCGGCCCGGGCCGGGTGTCACCTGCTGCTCGACAAACCGCTGGCGGCGACGGTGGAGCAGGGGCGGGCGGTGGTCGAGGCCGCCGATGCGGCGGATGTCGCCTCGGTCGTGTTCTTCACGGCGCGCTTCCAGCCCGAGCCGGAGGCGTGGATCACCGAGCAGGCGGGAGTGCCGGGCTGGTTCACGGGGCGGGCGCAGTGGCTCGGGGCGGTGTTCAGCAGCGAGAGCCCCTTCGCGACACCGTGGCGGCGGGAGAAGGGCGCCCTGTGGGACGTCGGGCCGCACGCCCTGTCCGTGCTGCTGCCGGTGCTCGGCGACGTGCGACGCGTGACAGCGGCCGCGTACGGCCCCCGGGACACGGCGCATGTCGTCCTCGACCACACCGGTGGCGCGTCGAGCACCCTCACCCTGAGTCTGACGGCACCGCCCGCCGCAGCCGGTGCCGCCGTCGAGCTCCGTGGGGAGGCCGGGGTCGCGGTGCTGCCGGACAGCCCCGACGGAGCGGTCCCCGCCCTCAAGCGGGCCGCGGACGCCCTGCTCACCGCCGCCCGGACCGGCCGCCCGCACGCGTGCGACGCGGCGTTCGGCCTGCGGGTCACGGAGATTCTCACGGCGGCCGACGACCTGCTGAACGGCGGCGGCCGCTGA
- a CDS encoding GNAT family N-acetyltransferase, translating to MTDVVIRALDASDADLFDTLPDPLGAREGHRLTRHRPDWKRVALRDGRVVARGAWWGGPDDTEPVNLNWFDVAEGEEEAGAALLRSAPWQVELELNLPAGWRDDPALRTAAETRFTAARQAGYDLLVERLLYRWTPDRGLPERPRRLVFRDEPDDAVFFDALRRIHSVTLDAHALKAIEQGGLDQAAQEELDFFHWCPSPREWWQVAYTQQGEPVGIHIPAHNPSGPCIGFIGVLPDQRGHGYAYDLLAECTHFLTERGAEFVAAATDQGNFPMAANFARAGFPVVKERLNFYPS from the coding sequence ATGACCGATGTGGTCATCCGCGCGCTCGACGCGAGCGACGCCGATCTCTTCGACACCCTGCCCGATCCGCTGGGCGCCCGTGAGGGCCACCGGCTGACCCGGCACCGCCCCGACTGGAAGCGGGTCGCCCTGCGCGACGGCAGGGTCGTTGCCCGCGGCGCCTGGTGGGGCGGCCCCGACGACACCGAGCCCGTCAACCTCAACTGGTTCGACGTGGCGGAAGGCGAGGAGGAGGCGGGCGCCGCCCTCCTGCGATCCGCCCCCTGGCAGGTGGAACTGGAACTGAACCTGCCCGCGGGCTGGCGCGACGACCCGGCCCTGCGCACCGCGGCCGAGACCCGCTTCACCGCCGCACGGCAGGCCGGCTACGACCTCTTGGTGGAACGCCTGTTGTACCGGTGGACCCCGGACCGCGGTCTGCCCGAGCGGCCCCGGCGCCTGGTGTTCCGCGACGAACCGGACGACGCCGTGTTCTTCGACGCCCTGCGCCGCATCCACTCCGTCACGCTGGACGCCCACGCGCTGAAGGCCATCGAACAGGGCGGACTCGACCAGGCGGCCCAGGAGGAGCTCGACTTCTTCCACTGGTGCCCCTCGCCCCGCGAGTGGTGGCAGGTCGCGTACACCCAGCAGGGCGAACCGGTCGGCATCCACATCCCGGCCCACAACCCCTCGGGCCCGTGCATCGGCTTCATCGGGGTCCTGCCCGACCAGCGGGGCCACGGCTACGCCTACGACCTGCTGGCCGAGTGCACCCACTTCCTGACCGAGCGAGGCGCCGAGTTCGTCGCGGCCGCCACGGACCAGGGCAACTTCCCCATGGCCGCGAACTTCGCCAGGGCCGGTTTCCCGGTGGTGAAGGAACGGCTCAACTTCTACCCGTCGTAG
- a CDS encoding PP2C family protein-serine/threonine phosphatase, producing the protein MSSARARPPRRGRDGDRDLDRRGWLRGAPPPVWARVLPSVLLAGVCTAELISPEPLDIGFLLGAIPPLAVLAHGPVMTAVLGALAVVVLTVPVFRLDDPGSTDLLTVCFVAALSVLLSYVRSRRDAQLVTERSVAEVAQRAVVPPLPERVGPVRCAGLYRAAQSGTLVGGDFFDVRAGPFGIRAVMGDVQGHGLSAVATVASLLGAFREAVLDQPDPEAVAARLDRRLAVDSAGEPHAELFATAVLLEFSADARVVRIVACGQSGPLLLRDGRAFELDVEPCTPLGLGLAEVIPPRVVSVRLRAGDRLFLASDGVTEARDAGGVFYPLAERLPGLTDEDPAALAERVWTDLVRYCPDVRDDVTMLVLAPRPRSGP; encoded by the coding sequence GTGAGCAGTGCGCGCGCCCGGCCGCCGCGCCGGGGCAGGGACGGAGATCGGGACCTGGACCGGCGGGGGTGGCTGCGCGGCGCGCCGCCGCCGGTCTGGGCGCGGGTGCTGCCGTCCGTACTGCTGGCGGGCGTGTGCACGGCGGAGCTGATCAGTCCGGAGCCGCTCGACATCGGTTTTCTGCTGGGTGCGATCCCGCCGCTGGCCGTGCTGGCGCACGGACCGGTCATGACGGCGGTGCTCGGCGCGCTCGCGGTGGTCGTGCTGACGGTTCCGGTCTTCCGTCTGGACGATCCCGGCAGCACCGATCTGCTGACCGTGTGCTTCGTCGCGGCGCTGAGCGTGCTGCTGTCGTACGTGCGCAGCAGGCGTGACGCGCAGCTGGTCACCGAGCGGTCCGTCGCCGAGGTCGCGCAGCGGGCCGTCGTGCCGCCGCTGCCGGAGCGGGTCGGGCCGGTGCGGTGCGCGGGGCTGTACCGGGCCGCGCAGAGCGGCACGCTGGTCGGGGGCGACTTCTTCGACGTACGCGCGGGTCCCTTTGGCATACGGGCGGTCATGGGCGATGTGCAGGGGCACGGTCTGTCGGCGGTCGCCACGGTCGCGTCGCTGCTGGGGGCCTTCCGGGAGGCGGTGCTGGACCAGCCGGATCCGGAGGCGGTGGCGGCCCGGCTCGACCGGAGGCTGGCGGTGGACTCCGCGGGCGAACCGCATGCCGAGTTGTTCGCGACGGCTGTGCTGCTGGAGTTCTCCGCCGACGCGCGTGTGGTGCGGATCGTGGCGTGCGGGCAGTCCGGGCCGCTGTTGCTGCGGGACGGGCGGGCCTTCGAGCTGGACGTCGAGCCGTGCACACCGCTGGGGCTGGGCCTCGCCGAGGTCATTCCGCCGAGGGTCGTCTCGGTGCGGCTGCGTGCCGGTGACCGGCTGTTCCTCGCGTCCGACGGTGTCACCGAGGCCAGGGACGCCGGCGGGGTCTTCTATCCCCTGGCCGAGCGGCTGCCGGGCCTCACCGACGAGGACCCGGCCGCGCTGGCCGAGCGGGTGTGGACGGACCTCGTCAGGTACTGCCCGGACGTGCGGGACGACGTCACGATGCTCGTGCTCGCGCCCCGTCCGCGCAGCGGGCCCTGA
- a CDS encoding DUF5709 domain-containing protein — protein sequence MRSEPMADDAYQPTGSNEEQEDAAPLDLQDAVDERTYDDTLDEGYSPPEKPLGVTKRGTTAAEQHEGETLDERLAQEVPDVSAEPTGDGVGDSPDGDGEPVDPEAGTNRAGRLVAPDEGAHPDTTKETIATDVGIDGGAAGAEEAAVHVVEDDSDLPEDDDRV from the coding sequence ATGCGCTCCGAACCGATGGCGGACGACGCGTACCAGCCCACCGGGAGCAACGAGGAGCAGGAGGACGCCGCGCCGCTGGACCTCCAGGACGCCGTCGACGAACGGACCTACGACGACACCCTCGACGAGGGCTACTCCCCGCCGGAGAAGCCGCTCGGCGTCACCAAGCGCGGTACCACCGCCGCCGAGCAGCACGAGGGCGAGACCCTCGACGAACGCCTCGCCCAGGAGGTCCCCGACGTGTCCGCCGAGCCCACCGGGGACGGCGTGGGCGACAGCCCCGACGGCGACGGCGAACCGGTCGACCCCGAGGCGGGCACGAATCGCGCGGGCCGCCTGGTCGCCCCGGACGAGGGAGCCCACCCCGACACGACGAAGGAGACCATCGCCACGGACGTCGGCATCGACGGAGGCGCGGCCGGTGCCGAGGAGGCGGCGGTCCATGTGGTGGAGGACGACAGTGACCTGCCGGAGGACGACGACAGGGTCTGA